The following proteins come from a genomic window of Malus domestica chromosome 02, GDT2T_hap1:
- the LOC103402109 gene encoding TMV resistance protein N-like yields the protein MVLILKCRRSRQQIVWPVFYKVDPSHVRNQTSNFGDAFTGLQCKYKDEEKILLWRSALKEVANLSGHTVKEEEYEVTFIDKIVTEILVKVLQRTYLNVAKYPVGIQSCVQEVKELLGVGGNDPCVVGIWGTSGIGKTAIAKAVYNAIAHKFEGSCFLANVSELSTSREGVIKLQKTLLSKVQCGKKLKIDDAHQGISLIKKLLKRKKILLILDDVDELEQLNNLVEVDWFGEGSRVIITTKDRGLLESYDVGLIYKVQKLKDGKGLELFSLNAFGRNEPPDNYLELAQRAIAYVEGLPIALNLIGSHLHNKSIDRWQAILDNYDSYDGEPYRGIQKVLRKSYDTLDYALQQVFLDIACFFKGEDKGYVLQILRNSKLHVPSDCIEILVEKAIITIEYNMILMHDLLEKMGKRLVSEESPIELGKRSRLWHHEDVYHVLTENRGTKKIKGIVVKWLTPDVIPLNSKSFFGMVNLEIFISSNACFSGCVDYLPNNLRWIDLGGDKFQIWETNFLQKHIVKFNLQYLPRHLVTYNMSCNDIRQLKGLKNLANLKYMKLRECKFLEKIPDLSGSPNIEYLDLHGCTNLVEVDDSIGFLKKLVTLDLMGCSRLTRFVQRLMLRSLESLYLRGCTRLESFPEIEDEMESLTYLDIQESGIRELPSSIAYLTRLVELLANKCENLIGTSLHHLNGLQHLIQVSFGQCPKLVTFGKNKMKFDEVSSSSIESQLLSNDLETSQDNCNTFALPNLHYLHLEGCNLSESNFLVPLDCWSTLTHLDLSRNIFVSLPDCISKFVNLERLYLSGCKRLRETPQALPPKLIELYLDDCTSLEKIPKLPPMLCILSLANCFGLSGVEVAKLENNLLNEGSLWRYILFRVIYPGNEVLKWLNYTSNHPTTIQSLSAEYDWRRIVRNGGIGFGYEWRADTFVGGSSLKIPLNLQVGETLEGLVLSIVFEPPNFDFHYYVIINRTEYSTHYGWPYTNSEAAHVGLELVDLEKKQGDICNVEFLIPKKARIKSCAVHPLLRKEDEWLPLSLGPTSSLGKRPRPLGSSDTVHEEYDRHRQ from the exons GTATGAAGTTACATTTATCGATAAGATTGTTACGGAGATCTTAGTCAAAGTACTACAACGCACATATTTGAATGTGGCCAAATACCCAGTTGGAATACAATCTTGCGTTCAAGAGGTGAAAGAGCTTTTAGGTGTCGGAGGAAATGATCCTTGTGTGGTTGGGATTTGGGGGACATCTGGAATAGGCAAGACAGCAATTGCAAAAGCTGTTTATAATGCAATTGCTCATAAGTTTGAAGGCAGTTGTTTCCTGGCAAATGTTAGCGAACTATCAACATCACGTGAAGGTGTAATCAAACTACAAAAGACTCTTCTTTCTAAAGTTCAATGTGGtaaaaagttgaaaattgaCGATGCTCATCAAGGAATCAGTCTTATAAAGAAACTGTTGAAGCGAAAGAAGATTCTCTTAATTCTTGATGATGTGGATGAACTGGAGCAGTTAAACAACTTGGTTGAAGTCGATTGGTTCGGCGAGGGTAGTAGAGTGATCATAACCACAAAAGATAGAGGTTTGCTGGAATCTTATGATGTTGGGTTGATATACAAGGTCCAAAAGTTAAAGGACGGAAAAGGCCTTGAGCTTTTTAGTTTGAATGCCTTTGGAAGAAATGAACCTCCGGACAATTATTTGGAACTCGCACAACGTGCAATAGCCTATGTTGAAGGCCTTCCGATAGCTCTTAATCTTATCGGTTCTCATCTGCATAATAAAAGTATAGATCGTTGGCAAGCTATATTGGATAATTACGATTCTTATGATGGAGAACCTTATAGAGGTATTCAAAAAGTACTTCGAAAAAGTTATGATACATTGGATTATGCCCTGCAACAAGTTTTTCTAGACATTGCATGCTTCTTCAAGGGTGAAGACAAAGGCTATGTGTTACAAATATTAAGAAATTCGAAGCTTCATGTACCATCAGATTGTATTGAAATACTCGTTGAGAAAGCCATCATAACTATTGAATATAATATGATTTTGATGCATGACTTACTAGAAAAAATGGGTAAGCGTTTAGTTAGTGAAGAATCGCCCATTGAATTAGGCAAGCGGAGCAGATTGTGGCATCATGAAGATGTGTACCATGTTCTAACTGAAAACAGA ggaacaaagaaaattaaaggCATTGTGGTAAAGTGGCTCACACCAGATGTGATACCCTTGAATTCCAAAAGCTTCTTTGGGATGGTAAATCTTGAAATTTTCATAAGCAGTAATGCATGTTTTTCTGGATGCGTTGATTATCTGCCCAACAATTTGAGGTGGATTGATTTGGGTGGAGATAAGTTTCAAATTTGGGAAACCAATTTTCTTCAAAAGCATATTGTTAAGTTCAATTTGCAATATCTTCCAAGGCATCTTGTCACATATAATATGTCATGCAATGACATCAGACAATTGAAGGGACTTAAG AATTTGGCAAATCTTAAATATATGAAGTTACGCGAGTGCAAATTTCTGGAAAAAATCCCCGACTTATCCGGAAGTCCAAAcatagagtatttggatcttcATGGCTGCACAAATTTGGTTGAGGTTGATGATTCTATTGGATTCCTTAAGAAACTTGTTACATTAGATCTTATGGGGTGCTCTAGGCTTACGAGGTTTGTGCAAAGACTTATGTTGAGATCCCTTGAAAGCCTTTATCTTCGTGGTTGCACAAGGCTCGAGAGTTTTCCAGAAATAGAGGATGAGATGGAATCTCTAACATATTTGGATATACAAGAAAGTGGCATAAGAGAATTGCCTTCATCAATTGCATATCTTACTAGGCTTGTCGAATTGTTAGCAAATAAATGCGAGAACCTTATAGGTACATCATTACATCATCTTAATGGGTTGCAACATCTCATTCAGGTTTCTTTCGGTCAATGCCCAAAACTGGTGACATTTGGGAAGAACAAGATGAAGTTTGATGAAGTTTCATCCAGCAGTATCGAATCTCAACTGCTTTCAAATGACTTAGAGACCTCACAGGACAACTGTAACACATTTGCTCTTCCCAACCTACATTATCTTCACCTCGAAGGATGCAATTTATCAGAAAGTAATTTCCTTGTGCCTCTTGATTGCTGGTCCACATTAACACATCTTGATCTCTCAAGAAACATTTTTGTTAGTCTTCCGGATTGCATTAGCAAATTTGTCAACTTGGAAAGACTTTATTTGAGTGGTTGCAAGAGGCTTCGGGAAACTCCACAAGCCCTTCCGCCAAAACTAATCGAGTTATATCTGGATGATTGCACATCATTGGAGAAAATTCCAAAACTACCCCCGATGCTTTGCATTCTGAGCTTGGCTAATTGCTTTGGACTAAGTGGCGTTGAGGTGGCAAAGTTGGAAAATAATTTGTTGAATGAG GGATCTCTTTGGCGCTATATATTATTTAGAGTTATTTATCCAGGCAATGAAGTTCTAAAGTGGCTCAACTATACCTCTAACCATCCCACAACCATTCAAAGTCTATCAGCTGAATATGACTGGAGGAGAATAGTCCGTAATGGAGGCATTGGTTTTGGATATGAATGGAGGGCAGACACCTTTGTTGGAGGCAGTAGTCTTAAAATTCCTCTAAATTTACAAGTAGGGGAGACGTTAGAAGGATTGGTTCTATCTATTGTTTTTGAACCACCGAATTTTGATTTTCATTATTATGTTATCATCAACAGAACAGAATACTCTACACACTATGGATGGCCTTATACTAACTCGGAGGCAGCTCATGTGGGGCTCGAGTTAGTGGATTTAGAAAAGAAGCAGGGAGATATTTGTAATGTTGAATTTCTTATCCCCAAGAAGGCACGTATTAAAAGTTGCGCGGTGCACCCACTATTGCGCAAAGAAGACGAATGGCTTCCCTTGTCTTTGGGACCAACAAGTAGTCTTGGGAAGAGGCCTCGTCCACTTGGATCCTCAGATACCGTCCACGAGGAATATGATCGGCATCGACAATGA
- the LOC139189227 gene encoding monosaccharide-sensing protein 2-like isoform X1, with protein sequence MINAGRLILMFLLILRRRSKSSHPLQMIHNFFFIRSLGELASLVEGLRTGKETLLKEFIISPPNVLTENQGNQTRLYGPEKGLSYIAKPATGQSFISHHGSALNQSIPLVDPLVTLFSSVHEKMSQRGSKGSMLYPNLGSILNAGEYHNKNAHWDLESQTDGEDHESEASGAYCDESLRSPLISCQTTSMGTPRSGGSALGVRSNTILMKGNVEASMAISSSVDTGGGWQLAYKYSDRVGEDGKKEGGVQRLYLHQDSALGCRPASVVSISGVRQERKLIHAGLVSQPDVSLKEPTSLRSLRAEKVPPSEAVIKGPTWRDILVPGVKRALVVGIGLQILQQIVGINGVLCYTPQVYEQASMVFYLT encoded by the exons ATGATAAACGCAGGCAGATTGATCTTAATGTTCCTTTTGATATTGAGGAGGAGGAGCAAGAGCAGCCATCCACTTCAGATGATTCAcaattttttcttcattaggaGTTTGG GTGAGTTGGCTTCGCTAGTTGAGGGTCTTCGCACAGGCAAGGAAACATTATTGAAAGAGTTCATCATTAGTCCCCCCAATGTGCTTACTGAAAATCAGGGAAATCAAACACGGCTATATGGTCCCGAAAAGGGCTTATCATACATCGCCAAACCTGCAACTGGACAGAGTTTTATATCTCACCACGGGAGCGCGTTGAATCAAAGCATACCTCTCGTGGATCCCCTGGTCACTCTCTTTAGCAGTGTCCACGAGAAGATGTCCCAAAGAGGAAGCAAAGGCAGCATGCTTTATCCAAATCTTGGAAGCATTTTGAATGCAGGGGAGTATCATAATAAAAACGCACATTGGGACTTAGAGAGCCAGACAGATGGTGAGGATCACGAATCTGAAGCATCCGGGGCTTATTGTGATGAAAGCTTGAGAAGTCCACTAATCTCGTGCCAAACAACAAGTATGGGAACGCCTAGGTCCGGCGGCAGTGCTTTAGGTGTGAGATCCAATACAATCTTGATGAAAGGAAATGTAGAAGCTAGCATGGCTATCAGTAGTAGTGTGGACACTGGTGGAGGTTGGCAGCTGGCTTATAAGTATTCTGACCGAGTAGGCGAAGAcgggaagaaggaaggaggagttCAAAGATTGTATTTGCATCAGGATAGTGCACTTGGGTGTCGGCCTGCGTCGGTTGTTTCAATTTCTGGTGTAAGACAAGAAAGGAAACTCATTCATGCTGGTCTGGTTAGTCAGCCTGATGTTTCACTCAAGGAACCGACAAGTCTGCGCTCTCTTCGTGCAGAAAAGGTTCCTCCATCGGAAGCTGTTATTAAAGGGCCAACATGGAGAGATATTCTTGTACCGGGAGTGAAGCGTGCACTGGTTGTTGGAATTGGACTTCAAATTCTTCAGCAG ATTGTCGGCATAAATGGAGTTCTCTGCTACACTCCTCAGGTTTATGAGCAAGCCAGCATGGTGTTCTATTTAACATAG
- the LOC139189227 gene encoding monosaccharide-sensing protein 2-like isoform X2 gives MINAGRLILMFLLILRRRSKSSHPLQMIHNFFFIRSLGELASLVEGLRTGKETLLKEFIISPPNVLTENQGNQTRLYGPEKGLSYIAKPATGQSFISHHGSALNQSIPLVDPLVTLFSSVHEKMSQRGSKGSMLYPNLGSILNAGEYHNKNAHWDLESQTDGEDHESEASGAYCDESLRSPLISCQTTSMGTPRSGGSALGVRSNTILMKGNVEASMAISSSVDTGGGWQLAYKYSDRVGEDGKKEGGVQRLYLHQDSALGCRPASVVSISGVRQERKLIHAGLVSQPDVSLKEPTSLRSLRAEKVPPSEAVIKGPTWRDILVPGVKRALVVGIGLQILQQLRRLSA, from the exons ATGATAAACGCAGGCAGATTGATCTTAATGTTCCTTTTGATATTGAGGAGGAGGAGCAAGAGCAGCCATCCACTTCAGATGATTCAcaattttttcttcattaggaGTTTGG GTGAGTTGGCTTCGCTAGTTGAGGGTCTTCGCACAGGCAAGGAAACATTATTGAAAGAGTTCATCATTAGTCCCCCCAATGTGCTTACTGAAAATCAGGGAAATCAAACACGGCTATATGGTCCCGAAAAGGGCTTATCATACATCGCCAAACCTGCAACTGGACAGAGTTTTATATCTCACCACGGGAGCGCGTTGAATCAAAGCATACCTCTCGTGGATCCCCTGGTCACTCTCTTTAGCAGTGTCCACGAGAAGATGTCCCAAAGAGGAAGCAAAGGCAGCATGCTTTATCCAAATCTTGGAAGCATTTTGAATGCAGGGGAGTATCATAATAAAAACGCACATTGGGACTTAGAGAGCCAGACAGATGGTGAGGATCACGAATCTGAAGCATCCGGGGCTTATTGTGATGAAAGCTTGAGAAGTCCACTAATCTCGTGCCAAACAACAAGTATGGGAACGCCTAGGTCCGGCGGCAGTGCTTTAGGTGTGAGATCCAATACAATCTTGATGAAAGGAAATGTAGAAGCTAGCATGGCTATCAGTAGTAGTGTGGACACTGGTGGAGGTTGGCAGCTGGCTTATAAGTATTCTGACCGAGTAGGCGAAGAcgggaagaaggaaggaggagttCAAAGATTGTATTTGCATCAGGATAGTGCACTTGGGTGTCGGCCTGCGTCGGTTGTTTCAATTTCTGGTGTAAGACAAGAAAGGAAACTCATTCATGCTGGTCTGGTTAGTCAGCCTGATGTTTCACTCAAGGAACCGACAAGTCTGCGCTCTCTTCGTGCAGAAAAGGTTCCTCCATCGGAAGCTGTTATTAAAGGGCCAACATGGAGAGATATTCTTGTACCGGGAGTGAAGCGTGCACTGGTTGTTGGAATTGGACTTCAAATTCTTCAGCAG CTGCGCAGATTGTCGGCATAA
- the LOC139189227 gene encoding monosaccharide-sensing protein 2-like isoform X3, translating into MINAGRLILMFLLILRRRSKSSHPLQMIHNFFFIRSLGELASLVEGLRTGKETLLKEFIISPPNVLTENQGNQTRLYGPEKGLSYIAKPATGQSFISHHGSALNQSIPLVDPLVTLFSSVHEKMSQRGSKGSMLYPNLGSILNAGEYHNKNAHWDLESQTDGEDHESEASGAYCDESLRSPLISCQTTSMGTPRSGGSALGVRSNTILMKGNVEASMAISSSVDTGGGWQLAYKYSDRVGEDGKKEGGVQRLYLHQDSALGCRPASVVSISGVRQERKLIHAGLVSQPDVSLKEPTSLRSLRAEKVPPSEAVIKGPTWRDILVPGVKRALVVGIGLQILQQVW; encoded by the exons ATGATAAACGCAGGCAGATTGATCTTAATGTTCCTTTTGATATTGAGGAGGAGGAGCAAGAGCAGCCATCCACTTCAGATGATTCAcaattttttcttcattaggaGTTTGG GTGAGTTGGCTTCGCTAGTTGAGGGTCTTCGCACAGGCAAGGAAACATTATTGAAAGAGTTCATCATTAGTCCCCCCAATGTGCTTACTGAAAATCAGGGAAATCAAACACGGCTATATGGTCCCGAAAAGGGCTTATCATACATCGCCAAACCTGCAACTGGACAGAGTTTTATATCTCACCACGGGAGCGCGTTGAATCAAAGCATACCTCTCGTGGATCCCCTGGTCACTCTCTTTAGCAGTGTCCACGAGAAGATGTCCCAAAGAGGAAGCAAAGGCAGCATGCTTTATCCAAATCTTGGAAGCATTTTGAATGCAGGGGAGTATCATAATAAAAACGCACATTGGGACTTAGAGAGCCAGACAGATGGTGAGGATCACGAATCTGAAGCATCCGGGGCTTATTGTGATGAAAGCTTGAGAAGTCCACTAATCTCGTGCCAAACAACAAGTATGGGAACGCCTAGGTCCGGCGGCAGTGCTTTAGGTGTGAGATCCAATACAATCTTGATGAAAGGAAATGTAGAAGCTAGCATGGCTATCAGTAGTAGTGTGGACACTGGTGGAGGTTGGCAGCTGGCTTATAAGTATTCTGACCGAGTAGGCGAAGAcgggaagaaggaaggaggagttCAAAGATTGTATTTGCATCAGGATAGTGCACTTGGGTGTCGGCCTGCGTCGGTTGTTTCAATTTCTGGTGTAAGACAAGAAAGGAAACTCATTCATGCTGGTCTGGTTAGTCAGCCTGATGTTTCACTCAAGGAACCGACAAGTCTGCGCTCTCTTCGTGCAGAAAAGGTTCCTCCATCGGAAGCTGTTATTAAAGGGCCAACATGGAGAGATATTCTTGTACCGGGAGTGAAGCGTGCACTGGTTGTTGGAATTGGACTTCAAATTCTTCAGCAGGTTTGGTAG